From the Kiritimatiellia bacterium genome, the window GCTGTGGAAACAAACGTAAAGGACGGTACAATCACCTCTTCACCCGGCCGCAAATCCAGCAATAAGGCCGCCATCTCAAGCGCATGCGTGCAAGAGGTCGTCAGAAGAGCCTTCTTTACGCCCGTCACCCGCTCGAGAAGCGCATGGCATTTCTTTGTGAAGGGGCCATCGCCGGACCATTGTGGGGACTGGAGGGCTTCCTGCAGGTACGCGGATTCCAGCCCCGCGCATTCGGGCCGATTGAACGGAATCCGGTAACCCATTATGTTTTGGCGAACCACTTGTGAAGCCAGACGCTTACATCGCGTGTAACGAATCCATGTCGCTGATAGATTCGTTGGGCAGCCACATTCGAGCCCTGCGTCACGACATCCACCGCTCTGCAGTCACGTTCGGCAAACCATTGGATGGCCGCATTCAGCAAGTGCCGACCAATCCCCCTCCCCCGAGCAGGCGCTGAGACGGCAAACAACCCGATTTGTCCCACTCCCGCGCCCAGAAGCTTACACGTAACGTATCCTTCAATCTCCCTCCCATGATCGGCCACATAT encodes:
- a CDS encoding GNAT family N-acetyltransferase; amino-acid sequence: YVADHGREIEGYVTCKLLGAGVGQIGLFAVSAPARGRGIGRHLLNAAIQWFAERDCRAVDVVTQGSNVAAQRIYQRHGFVTRDVSVWLHKWFAKT